In the Carboxydothermus hydrogenoformans Z-2901 genome, GGATTAGGTCAATCCCGAGATGTTTTATCATCGGCAACAAAATCGGTAGCGTAATTAAAGTAATGGAAACTGCTTCTAAAAAGGTTCCCATGATAAAAAACATTAAGTTTGTTGCCAGAAAGAAAGTAAACTTGGTTAAATTAGCGTTTTTAATCCATTCTCCAACAATATTGGGAATTTGGTTGGTAACGATAAACAAGCCAAAAACCATCGCAGCAGCTATAACCAAGTAGATCATAGATACGGTATTAATAGTATCTACCAAGATTCCTCTAATATCTTGGAGTTTTAACTCGCGGTAGATAAAAACCGAAACAAATAAAGCATAAAAAAGCGAAAGCACTGCTGCTTCGGTCGGGGTAACAATACCAGAGTAAATACTTCCCAGGATAAATACCGGTAAAAACATTCCGGGCAAAGCCTTAACCGTTGCTTTTATCCTTGTCGCCCAGTCCGCTTTTTCAGCTCCTTTAAAGTTTCCCCTTTTAGCATAAATTATTGCACTTAATACCAGAACCCCCGCCAGGAAAAGCCCCGGCAAAAGGCCGCCCATAAAAAGCTTACCGATACTCTCTTCCGCGGTAATTCCATAAATTACGAGGGTTACGCTGGGCGGAATTAAAATTCCCAAAGTACCCGCTGCCGCAATAAGTCCCATACTGTATCGTTTGGGATAGCCACTTTCCAAAAGTGCCGGCAGCATTATTGAGCCAATTGCTGCTGCTGTAGCCGGACTTGATCCCGAAATTGCCGCAAAAAAAGCACAGGCCAAGATTGTAACCACCGACATCCCGCCGGGCAAATGACCAATCCAGGCTTTTAAAGCTTCAATTAAATACCTGGCAATCCCGCCCCGGGACATAATAACCCCGGCAGCCACAAATGCCGGTATTGCGATTAGGGGCGGGGAAAGAAGGGAAGCAAACATACGCTGCACGATAAAATATAAGGTAAACTTTCCGCTTAAATATAAAATAATGACTGCAGCCGTACCCAGGCTTATCGCAATCGGTACGTTTAAAAGAAAAAGCAAGATAAAAATCGCAAATAACAATAACGTTAGAGTTCCTACATCCATTTTACAGCCCCACCTCCTTTGATTGGATCAACTTCTGCCAGGTGTCTTTTTTTAGCAGTAGAAATACTTTTTCAACAAATCTTACCACCATCATAAAGCCTGATATTGGCAAAACCAGGGATACAATCCAAAGCGGGGTTTGACTGTCTGCCGAACCCTGGCCTAAAACTTTGTAGGTAACTACTAATTTTATACCGTAAATTAACAT is a window encoding:
- a CDS encoding TRAP transporter large permease; this translates as MDVGTLTLLLFAIFILLFLLNVPIAISLGTAAVIILYLSGKFTLYFIVQRMFASLLSPPLIAIPAFVAAGVIMSRGGIARYLIEALKAWIGHLPGGMSVVTILACAFFAAISGSSPATAAAIGSIMLPALLESGYPKRYSMGLIAAAGTLGILIPPSVTLVIYGITAEESIGKLFMGGLLPGLFLAGVLVLSAIIYAKRGNFKGAEKADWATRIKATVKALPGMFLPVFILGSIYSGIVTPTEAAVLSLFYALFVSVFIYRELKLQDIRGILVDTINTVSMIYLVIAAAMVFGLFIVTNQIPNIVGEWIKNANLTKFTFFLATNLMFFIMGTFLEAVSITLITLPILLPMIKHLGIDLIQFAIVMTVNMELAMITPPVGLNLFVVSNMAKEKLEEVVKGVIPFIVIMILVMILLMVWPDISLYIPRVLMKD